In a genomic window of Gadus macrocephalus chromosome 9, ASM3116895v1:
- the LOC132464542 gene encoding transcriptional enhancer factor TEF-1-like, with translation MDRGSWSGSESPGEDMDGLSDSGGDKTMDGDPEGVWSPDIEQSFQEALAIYPPCGRRKIILSDEGKMYGRNELIARYIKLRTGKTRTRKQVSSHIQVLARRKSREFHSKLKDHSAKEKALQSISAMSSAQIVSATAIHSKLLPGIVRASFPSNAQLWQGMIPGGQSSSTTEDVKPYSQQAYPVQTAGTTTISGYEPTGAAQTHREPAWQGRSIGTTKLRLVEISSFLETQREQEAPYNKHLFVHIGQTSPRYSDPMLEYVDIRQIYDKFPEKKGGLKELFAKGPQEAFYLIKFWADLSYNVQEDPTAFYGVTSQYESSENMTITCSTKVCSFGKQVVEKVETEYARFENGRFVYRINRSPMCEYMINFIHKLKHLPEKYMMNSVLENFTILLVVSNRDTQETLLCMACVFEVSNNEHGAQHHIYRLIKE, from the exons ATGGACCGCGGCAGCTGGAGTGGCAGCGAGAGTCCCGGGGAGGACATGGACGGCCTCAGCGACTCCGGGGGAGACAAGACCATGGACGGGGACCCCGAGGGGGTCTGGAGCCCAGACATCGAGCAGAGCTTccaggaggccctggccatctaCCCCCCCTGTGGAAGGAGGAAGATTATACTGTCTGACGAGGGGAAGATGTATG GTCGTAATGAACTCATAGCAAGATATATCAAACTCAGAACAGGCAAGACGCGGACCCGAAAGCAG GTGTCCAGCCACATCCAGGTCCTCGCTCGCAGGAAATCCAGGGAGTTTCACTCCAAGCTAAAG GACCACAGTGCTAAAGAGAAGGCTCTGCAGAGCATCTCCGCCATGTCCTCGGCCCAGATCGTCTCGGCCACAGCCATACACAGCAAACTGCTGCCCGGCATCGTCAGGGCCAGCTTCCCTAGCAACGCACAG CTTTGGCAGGGCATGATTCCTGGAGGCCAGTCCAGCTCTACCACTGAAGA CGTTAAGCCGTACTCTCAGCAAGCCTACCCGGTGCAGACAGCAGGGACCACCACCATCTCAG GCTACGAGCCCACGGGGGCCGCCCAGACCCACCGGGAGCCCGCCTGGCAGGGCCGCTCCATCGGCACCACCAAGCTGCGGCTGGTGGAGATCTCCTCCTTCCTGGAGAcgcagagggagcaggaggcg CCGTACAACAAGCACCTGTTTGTGCACATCGGCCAGACCAGCCCCCGGTACAGCGACCCCATGCTGGAGTACGTGGACATCAGGCAGATCTACGACAAGTTCCCCGAGAAGAAGGGGGGCCTGAAGGAGCTCTTCGCCAAGGGGCCGCAGGAAGCCTTCTACCTCATCAAGTTCTGg GCGGACCTGAGCTACAACGTGCAGGAGGACCCCACGGCGTTCTACGGCGTCACCAGCCAGTACGAGAGCTCCGAGAACATGACCATCACCTGCTCCACCAAGGTGTGCTCCTTCGGGAAGCAGGTCGTGGAGAAGGTTGAG ACTGAGTACGCAAGATTCGAAAACGGCCGCTTCGTCTACAGGATCAACCGATCCCCGATGTGTGAATACATGATTAACTTTatacacaaactcaaacatCTGCCCGAAAAATACATGATGAACAGTGTGCTGGAGAACTTCACTATTCTACTG GTGGTCAGCAACAGGGACACGCAGGAGACGCTGCTGTGCATGGCGTGCGTCTTTGAGGTCTCCAACAACGAGCACGGGGCCCAGCACCACATCTACCGCCTCATCAAGGAATAA
- the LOC132464544 gene encoding lathosterol oxidase-like → MDYVLEAADRNLLTPYVYPASWSEGGALRQVLSLLLLTNLGAELLYLGFASLSFYYVFDHRLMKHPFFLENQVQREIKLGVTSIFWMSFPTVAFFFAEIRGYSKLYDNISDSSSGWPLVILSIGGFLFFTDMVIYWLHRILHHKSVYKYLHKQHHIFKVPTPFASHAFHPVDGFLQSLPYHIYPFLFPLHKVVYLVLFVFVNVWTISIHDGDFRIPWPLIEVINGAAHHVDHHLYFYFNYGQYFTLWDRLGGSYRHSSALLGKGPLDHVRKLSAAGKLRR, encoded by the exons ATGGACTACGTGCTGGAGGCTGCAGACCGTAACCTTCTCACTCCCTATGTGTACCCTGCGTCGTGGTCCGAGGGCGGGGCCCTGCGGCAGGTGCTcagcctgctgctgctcaccAACCTGGGGGCCGAGCTGCTCTACCTCGGGTTTGCCTCCCTGAGCTTTTACTATGTCTTCGATCATCGTCTCATGAAGCACCCATTCTTTCTTGAG AACCAGGTGCAGAGAGAAATCAAGCTAGGGGTGACCTCCATCTTCTGGATGAGCTTCCCCACAGTCGCCTTCTTCTTTGCTGAAATCAGAGGCTACAGCAAACTCTATGACAACATCAGTGATTCGTCCTCTG GCTGGCCATTGGTGATCCTGAGCATTGGCGGTTTCCTGTTCTTCACAGACATGGTGATCTATTGGCTGCATCGGATTCTGCATCATAAAAGTGTTTATAAG TATTTGCACAAGCAGCATCACATTTTCAAGGTCCCTACGCCGTTCGCCAGTCACGCTTTCCATCCGGTGGACGGGTTCCTTCAGAGTCTACCGTACCACATCTACCcgttcctcttccctctccacaAG GTGGTGTACCTCGTCCTGTTTGTGTTCGTCAACGTCTGGACCATCTCCATCCACGACGGAGACTTCCGTATCCCCTGGCCTCTGATCGAGGTGATCAACGGGGCGGCCCATCACGTGGACCACCACCTATATTTCTATTTCAACTACGGTCAATACTTCACTCTTTGGGACCGTCTGGGAGGCTCGTACCGACACTCTTCCGCCCTCCTGGGGAAGGGGCCGCTCGACCACGTACGAAAGCTCTCCGCCGCGGGGAAGTTAAGGAGATGA
- the LOC132464541 gene encoding cytochrome P450 2D15-like isoform X1, with protein MIGSMVLLFLCLLFFFVRTRRPKRFPPGPQPLPIFGNLLQLCLENPMRDLERLRLRYGNVFSLYFGSRPAVILNGTKTIREALVTKGTDFAGRPDELLLSHITQGKGVIMANHGPSWRDHRRFALMTLRNFGLGKQSMEERILGEVEHVAAELEKSNGKPMNPQLLFHHASCDIICSIMYGKRYEYDNHFFRAMIKMMADCSKIANGAWGMIYDNLPLLRGLPLPFKKVMDDYSCVKRHVKSIVEEHRATRVPKQPRDVIDSYLDQIDKMPKGSVFDEQQLLATLLDLLFAGTDTTSNTICFAVFYLTTHPEIQERCQREIDQVFEEKERVSFEDKDRMPFMQAVIQESQRFSSTLPLSVYHSTTRDTELQGYQIPKGTLVIQNLSSVLYEEGQWKFPHEFNPDNFFNDRGELQKLEAFMPFSIGPRMCLGEGLARMELFLVLVTLLRRFQFVWPEGAGVPDYTPVFGVTQAPKAFSMVVLPRESQRH; from the exons ATGATTGGATCTATGGTTCTCCTCTTCCTATGCCTGCTGTTCTTCTTCGTTCGCACCAGACGGCCTAAGCGCTTCCCCCCTGGGCCCCAGCCTCTGCCGATATTCGGGAATCTGCTCCAGCTGTGCCTGGAGAATCCTATGAGAGAtctggagagg CTGAGACTTCGCTATGGCAACGTGTTCAGTCTGTATTTTGGAAGCCGGCCTGCGGTCATTCTCAACGGCACCAAGACCATAAGGGAGGCCCTGGTTACCAAGGGGACCGACTTTGCTGGGCGCCCAGATGAGCTGCTTCTCAGCCACATCACGCAGGGCAAAG GTGTTATCATGGCCAACCACGGCCCCAGCTGGAGGGACCACCGGCGCTTTGCTCTGATGACCCTGAGGAACTTTGGCCTGGGCAAGCAGTCGATGGAGGAGAGGATTCTGGGTGAAGTGGAACACGTCGCTGCggagctggagaagagcaaCG GAAAGCCAATGAACCCCCAGCTGCTGTTCCACCACGCGTCCTGTGACATCATCTGCTCCATCATGTATGGGAAGCGCTATGAGTACGACAACCACTTCTTCAGGGCCATGATCAAGATGATGGCCGACTGCTCCAAGATCGCCAACGGGGCCTGGGGGATG ATTTACGACAACCTTCCTCTGCTGAGAGGCCTCCCTCTGCCCTTCAAGAAAGTGATGGACGATTATAGCTGCGTCAAACGTCACGTCAAAAGCATCGTAGAGGAGCACAGAGCGACACGCGTTCCCAAACAGCCCAGAGATGTCATAGACAGTTACCTCGACCAGATTGATAAGATG CCGAAGGGCAGTGTATTTGACGAGCAGCAGTTGCTGGCGACCCTGTTGGATCTCCTGTTTGCCGGAACcgacaccacctccaacaccatctGCTTTGCCGTGTTTTACCTGACGACCCACCCTGAAATACAGG AGCGTTGCCAACGGGAGATAGACCAAGTCTTTGAAGAGAAGGAAAGGGTCAGTTTTGAAGACAAAGATAGGATGCCCTTTATGCAG GCAGTGATTCAAGAGTCGCAGCGCTTTAGCAGCACTCTGCCTCTCAGCGTCTACCATTCCACCACCAGGGACACCGAGCTGCAGGGCTATCAGATACCCAAG GGAACGCTGGTGATCCAGAACTTATCGTCGGTCCTGTATGAAGAGGGACAGTGGAAATTCCCCCACGAGTTCAACCCTGACAACTTCTTTAATGATCGGGGAGAGCTGCAGAAGCTGGAGGCGTTCATGCCCTTCTCCATTG GCCCCCGCATGTgtctgggggaggggctggctCGGATGGAGCTCTTCCTCGTCCTGGTGACGCTACTGAGGCGCTTCCAGTTCGTCTGGCCGGAAGGTGCGGGAGTGCCGGACTACACGCCGGTGTTCGGGGTCACCCAGGCCCCTAAAGCCTTCAGCATGGTGGTCCTAccaagagagagtcagaggcaCTGA
- the LOC132464541 gene encoding cytochrome P450 2D15-like isoform X2, producing the protein MLVRFKNYYLSVICYKWHSHPSASSVIMANHGPSWRDHRRFALMTLRNFGLGKQSMEERILGEVEHVAAELEKSNGKPMNPQLLFHHASCDIICSIMYGKRYEYDNHFFRAMIKMMADCSKIANGAWGMIYDNLPLLRGLPLPFKKVMDDYSCVKRHVKSIVEEHRATRVPKQPRDVIDSYLDQIDKMPKGSVFDEQQLLATLLDLLFAGTDTTSNTICFAVFYLTTHPEIQERCQREIDQVFEEKERVSFEDKDRMPFMQAVIQESQRFSSTLPLSVYHSTTRDTELQGYQIPKGTLVIQNLSSVLYEEGQWKFPHEFNPDNFFNDRGELQKLEAFMPFSIGPRMCLGEGLARMELFLVLVTLLRRFQFVWPEGAGVPDYTPVFGVTQAPKAFSMVVLPRESQRH; encoded by the exons ATGTTGGTACGATTTAAGAACTATTATTTGAGTGTTATTTGTTATAAATGGCATAGCCATCCATCAGCAAGTA GTGTTATCATGGCCAACCACGGCCCCAGCTGGAGGGACCACCGGCGCTTTGCTCTGATGACCCTGAGGAACTTTGGCCTGGGCAAGCAGTCGATGGAGGAGAGGATTCTGGGTGAAGTGGAACACGTCGCTGCggagctggagaagagcaaCG GAAAGCCAATGAACCCCCAGCTGCTGTTCCACCACGCGTCCTGTGACATCATCTGCTCCATCATGTATGGGAAGCGCTATGAGTACGACAACCACTTCTTCAGGGCCATGATCAAGATGATGGCCGACTGCTCCAAGATCGCCAACGGGGCCTGGGGGATG ATTTACGACAACCTTCCTCTGCTGAGAGGCCTCCCTCTGCCCTTCAAGAAAGTGATGGACGATTATAGCTGCGTCAAACGTCACGTCAAAAGCATCGTAGAGGAGCACAGAGCGACACGCGTTCCCAAACAGCCCAGAGATGTCATAGACAGTTACCTCGACCAGATTGATAAGATG CCGAAGGGCAGTGTATTTGACGAGCAGCAGTTGCTGGCGACCCTGTTGGATCTCCTGTTTGCCGGAACcgacaccacctccaacaccatctGCTTTGCCGTGTTTTACCTGACGACCCACCCTGAAATACAGG AGCGTTGCCAACGGGAGATAGACCAAGTCTTTGAAGAGAAGGAAAGGGTCAGTTTTGAAGACAAAGATAGGATGCCCTTTATGCAG GCAGTGATTCAAGAGTCGCAGCGCTTTAGCAGCACTCTGCCTCTCAGCGTCTACCATTCCACCACCAGGGACACCGAGCTGCAGGGCTATCAGATACCCAAG GGAACGCTGGTGATCCAGAACTTATCGTCGGTCCTGTATGAAGAGGGACAGTGGAAATTCCCCCACGAGTTCAACCCTGACAACTTCTTTAATGATCGGGGAGAGCTGCAGAAGCTGGAGGCGTTCATGCCCTTCTCCATTG GCCCCCGCATGTgtctgggggaggggctggctCGGATGGAGCTCTTCCTCGTCCTGGTGACGCTACTGAGGCGCTTCCAGTTCGTCTGGCCGGAAGGTGCGGGAGTGCCGGACTACACGCCGGTGTTCGGGGTCACCCAGGCCCCTAAAGCCTTCAGCATGGTGGTCCTAccaagagagagtcagaggcaCTGA
- the LOC132464540 gene encoding protein-glutamine gamma-glutamyltransferase 2-like yields the protein MAHTNRLIAGVDLRSQENNREHRTEEIDRKRLIVRRGQAFSLTVHLSDPLQSGHELALVLKQDKIKDDIVIRQRTTGGSNDKWWLHQQSANNELLLTVYSPARAAVGEHRLAVELMSGNRLLERTDFTKMYLLFNPWCKDDAVYFPDESLLKEYIMNENGRIFTGSANSMSGLPWNFGQFEDNVMDICFEILDRFNPARSDPPNDMLQRWDPVDISRAVVAMVNANDDDGGVLVGQWQAPYTGGVQPTKWMSSVPILEKWSKSKSGVKYGQCWVFAAVACTVMRCLGIPTRCITNFESAHDTDGNLSIDRVYDMHGQLVHKDDSIWNFHCWIESYMQREDLPEGYGGWQVLDPTPQERSSGMFRCGPCPLQAIKEGDLNVKFDVPFVFAEVNADIINWEIGQDGQRKRLSSNSAYVGRNISTKSPYGNEREDITLQYKYQEGSAKEREVYNKAGRRISGPDGEEESNPGNVQLEIKHAKPVFGTDFDVIFELENMGDKEVSCKLNMMSEAVTYNSVHLGRFQKSTVNVVIPAHKVHRDTVRLLYTKYASVVSEHNIIRVTGVAEVSGQEKSILEMVNIPLSKPKLSIKVPGWVILNRKITTVISFTNPLPVPLNRGVFTVEGAGLLCTKEIRISGSIAPGQRVSVELSFTPMRAGVREFLVDFDSDRLQDVKGVATLVVRKTPPSYCSIMPNIFG from the exons ATGGCCCACACAAACC GTTTAATTGCTGGTGTTGATCTGAGAAGCCAGGAAAACAACCGGGAACACCGAACTGAGGAGATTGATAGGAAGCGTTTGATTGTTCGGCGGGGACAAGCCTTCTCCCTGACGGTGCACCTCTCCGACCCGCTGCAGTCCGGCCATGAGCTGGCCCTGGTCTTAAAGCAGG ATAAGATCAAGGATGATATTGTGATCAGACAGCGAACGACTGGAGGGTCCAATGACAAGTGGTGGTTACACCAGCAGAGCGCGAACAACGAATTACTGCTGACTGTGTACAGTCCCGCCCGTGCTGCCGTTGGCGAGCACCGCTTGGCTGTTGAACTGATGTCAGGGAATAGACTTCTGGAGAGGACGGACTTTACCAAAATGTACTTGCTGTTTAATCCCTGGTGCAAAG ATGATGCTGTGTACTTCCCTGATGAGAGTCTGCTCAAGGAATACATTATGAACGAGAATGGTCGCATTTTCACTGGGAGTGCGAATTCGATGAGTGGGTTGCCATGGAATTTCGGAcag TTTGAAGATAATGTGATGGACATCTGCTTTGAGATCCTTGACCGCTTTAACCCAGCGAGGTCAGACCCCCCAAACGACATGCTTCAGCGATGGGACCCTGTCGACATCAGCAGGGCAGTCGTTGCCATG GTGAATGCCAACGATGATGACGGTGGAGTCTTGGTGGGTCAATGGCAGGCACCTTACACAGGTGGAGTACAGCCAACCAAATGGATGAGCAGTGTGCCCATCCTGGAGAAGTGGAGCAAATCAAAGTCTGGAGTGAAATATGGCCAATGCTGGGTGTTTGCAGCCGTGGCCTGCACAG TGATGCGATGCCTGGGCATCCCCACACGCTGCATCACCAACTTTGAGTCAGCCCATGACACAGACGGAAACCTCTCCATCGACCGAGTGTACGACATGCATGGGCAACTAGTTCACAAAGATGACAGTATCTG GAACTTTCATTGTTGGATCGAGTCTTACATGCAGAGAGAAGATCTACCTGAAGGATATGGTGGCTGGCAAGTCTTGGACCCCACACCTCAGGAGAGGAGTAGTG GTATGTTTCGCTGTGGCCCATGTCCTTTGCAGGCCATTAAAGAAGGGGACCTCAATGTGAAGTTTGATGTTCCATTTGTCTTTGCTGAGGTGAATGCCGACATCATCAATTGGGAAATCGGACAAGACGGTCAGCGAAAGCGG ctTTCATCCAACTCTGCATATGTGGGGAGGAACATTAGCACCAAAAGTCCTTATGGTAACGAGAGGGAAGATATAACCCTTCAGTACAAGTACCAAGAAG GTTCAGCCAAGGAGCGGGAGGTGTACAACAAGGCAGGGCGGCGCATCTCCGGGCCGGATGGAGAAGAGGAATCAAATCCAG GAAACGTGCAGCTGGAGATCAAGCACGCCAAACCTGTGTTCGGGACCGACTTTGACGTCATCTTTGAG TTGGAGAACATGGGAGACAAAGAAGTCAGCTGCAAATTAAACATGATGTCAGAGGCTGTCACCTACAACTCAGTTCACCTTGGACGGTTCCAGAAAAGCACGGTCAATGTTGTCATTCCTGCTCACAAAG TCCACAGGGATACGGTGCGTCTACTCTACACTAAGTATGCATCGGTCGTCAGCGAGCACAACATCATCCGGGTGACAGGGGTGGCGGAAGTGTCCGGCCAGGAAAAATCCATCCTGGAGATGGTCAACATCCCACTGAGCAAGCCCAAACTCAGTATTAAG GTTCCTGGCTGGGTGATTTTAAATAGGAAAATCACCACCGTCATCTCCTTCACCAATCCATTGCCGGTGCCACTGAACCGAGGAGTGTTCACTGTCGAAGGGGCTGGCCTACTTTGCACCAAAGAGATCCGCATTTC TGGTAGCATCGCTCCAGGCCAGCGTGTGTCTGTGGAGCTGTCCTTCACACCCATGAGGGCGGGGGTCAGGGAGTTCCTGGTGGACTTTGACTCCGACAGGCTCCAGGACGTGAAGGGAGTCGCCACGCTGGTGGTCCGCAAGACTCCACCCTCGTATTGTTCCATAATGCCCAACATATTCGGGTAG